A window of the Lactobacillus amylovorus DSM 20531 genome harbors these coding sequences:
- a CDS encoding exonuclease domain-containing protein — MSIYVKNGILHVPGAQDKLRQKGQEIPDFLSNYTMLDIETTGLSPYRDRITELGAVKVRNGQIVDQYTNLIKFPKNNKVPAFITKLNGITEEQIVNEGIPAEQAIKEFREFIDDDIIIGYNVNFDLNFLYDLSQKYKLPILNNDYVDVLRLARAYYPRERHNRLIDCMQRAGIAQVEEHHGLADSLDTIKVYNDFSAHFTDDLLEATRNKIKNVDLTGDDVDYIDLGFRNPVQNKNIVLSGHIHMDEQDADKMIGNMGGKVEDKVNPMTNYLIMGDHDFFRKDNEDLNTARDLIKDGAKIKRLSESFFLGMLDDWARS; from the coding sequence CCAAGATAAGTTGCGGCAAAAAGGGCAAGAAATACCTGACTTTTTGTCTAATTACACCATGCTGGATATTGAAACGACTGGCCTGAGTCCATACAGAGACCGCATTACAGAACTTGGTGCAGTGAAGGTCAGAAACGGCCAAATCGTTGACCAATATACTAATTTGATCAAGTTCCCTAAGAACAATAAGGTGCCTGCTTTTATTACCAAATTGAATGGCATTACTGAAGAACAAATCGTTAATGAGGGGATTCCTGCTGAACAAGCGATTAAGGAATTCCGTGAGTTCATCGATGACGACATTATCATTGGTTATAACGTCAACTTTGATCTGAACTTTTTATATGATTTAAGTCAAAAGTACAAGTTGCCAATCTTAAATAATGATTACGTCGATGTGTTACGCTTAGCCAGAGCGTACTATCCACGCGAACGCCACAATCGTTTGATTGACTGCATGCAGCGTGCTGGTATCGCGCAAGTAGAGGAGCACCACGGTTTAGCCGACTCGCTTGATACGATCAAGGTCTATAACGACTTTAGTGCGCACTTCACCGATGATTTGCTTGAAGCGACACGTAACAAGATCAAGAACGTTGATTTAACTGGCGACGATGTCGATTACATTGATCTCGGTTTTAGAAATCCGGTCCAAAATAAAAACATCGTTTTATCAGGTCACATTCATATGGATGAACAAGACGCCGACAAGATGATTGGCAACATGGGTGGTAAGGTCGAAGATAAGGTTAACCCAATGACCAATTATCTGATTATGGGTGACCATGATTTCTTTAGAAAAGACAACGAAGATTTGAATACGGCACGTGATTTGATTAAAGATGGTGCCAAGATTAAGCGTTTGTCAGAAAGCTTCTTTTTAGGGATGCTTGATGACTGGGCACGAAGTTAG
- a CDS encoding DNA/RNA non-specific endonuclease: MARRRRRRKQSTVFSSIIVIIAIAWGVFTKAGSDPNGSQFIKNVTGNSNDQVTNTIKSASKSNKVYGGLSQSDYKKLADLNFKSGSRAYTEVNHNRSTLVKSSWKINRVIYSNLDSLNRTSRSNTAFLERRNVANDSLRVRQFVEPTGWHYNHRNGTQIYNRGHLIAYSVSAGIDQSGNYDPSNQSGDQNNPKNLFTQSAFSNQRIQTIFEAKVRKALRENKRVIYQATAVFRGNELMARGVNLQAVSTDGTLDFNVYLYNIQPGYQFNYNNGRAKVDRQMQVNEE, translated from the coding sequence ATGGCAAGAAGAAGACGACGCAGAAAACAGAGTACTGTTTTTTCATCGATTATTGTAATTATCGCTATTGCCTGGGGAGTATTTACTAAAGCTGGCAGCGATCCTAATGGTAGCCAATTTATTAAAAATGTAACTGGCAATAGCAATGACCAAGTAACCAATACTATCAAGAGTGCTTCAAAAAGCAATAAGGTCTATGGCGGGCTATCGCAAAGCGATTATAAAAAGCTAGCTGATTTGAATTTCAAGAGTGGCTCTAGGGCATATACCGAAGTGAACCATAATCGTTCGACCTTAGTTAAAAGCTCTTGGAAGATCAACCGAGTAATTTATTCAAACCTTGATTCGCTGAATAGAACTTCACGTTCCAATACTGCCTTTTTGGAGCGGCGCAACGTGGCTAATGATAGTTTGCGTGTGCGGCAGTTCGTAGAACCGACTGGTTGGCATTACAACCACAGAAACGGCACGCAGATTTATAACCGTGGTCACCTGATCGCTTATTCGGTTTCCGCTGGTATCGACCAAAGCGGTAACTACGATCCAAGCAACCAATCCGGGGACCAGAACAACCCTAAGAACCTGTTTACCCAATCGGCTTTTTCTAACCAACGAATTCAAACCATTTTTGAAGCTAAAGTTAGAAAAGCTCTGAGAGAAAATAAACGCGTGATTTATCAAGCCACTGCTGTATTCAGAGGCAATGAACTAATGGCGCGCGGAGTTAACCTGCAGGCCGTTTCAACTGATGGCACGCTGGACTTCAATGTTTATCTGTATAATATTCAACCTGGCTATCAATTTAACTATAATAATGGTAGAGCTAAAGTTGATCGCCAAATGCAGGTCAATGAAGAGTAA
- a CDS encoding C69 family dipeptidase, with the protein MKKDNCTAMLVGKDASIDGSTMIARDEDGYGGINEKLFVVNKARHYDEDYVSKYNGFKMHLEGDGCKWTAAPTADDSEGRWDEQGINEYNVAMSATETEATNARCLGHDPLVEDGINEDSMVYITLPFVKTAREGVKRLGRLIEKYGTGESNGIAFSDNKEVWYLETGAGHQWVAARVPDDSYAICPNIMVIQNVDFNDPDNFMYSKGLQEFVEKNHLNNSTDGSFNFRDIFGTKDEADAFYNTPRTWYGQKLFNPSIEQDPTSQEMPFTRVPEKKIGVEDVQRFLTSHYNGTPYDPMDTFSSGTEKEQKMFRSIALDRNQESSILQIRNDVPTKMAAIQWINMGFYAYSPYVPFYTNIEDTPLNYKVAEHMVDPDSSAYWLYKTLQVIVEPRYHQYIYEVNAYRDDCQSYGIGRIDAIDEKAKELDGTELIKYLTNANDVTAGVITKKTKELMSKLVRQALNSSKYQFERGDNL; encoded by the coding sequence ATGAAAAAAGATAACTGTACCGCAATGCTTGTCGGTAAAGATGCTTCAATCGATGGCTCAACTATGATCGCTCGTGACGAAGACGGTTACGGCGGCATTAACGAAAAGCTGTTTGTCGTAAACAAGGCTCGCCACTACGATGAAGATTATGTTTCAAAATACAACGGCTTCAAGATGCACCTTGAAGGTGATGGCTGCAAGTGGACTGCTGCTCCAACTGCTGATGATTCAGAAGGTCGTTGGGACGAACAAGGTATCAACGAATATAACGTCGCTATGTCAGCTACCGAAACTGAAGCAACCAACGCTCGCTGCCTAGGTCACGACCCACTCGTTGAAGACGGTATTAACGAAGATTCAATGGTTTACATCACTTTGCCATTCGTTAAGACTGCACGTGAAGGTGTTAAGCGTTTAGGTCGTTTGATTGAAAAATATGGTACTGGTGAAAGCAACGGTATCGCATTTTCAGACAACAAGGAAGTTTGGTACCTTGAAACTGGCGCTGGTCACCAATGGGTAGCTGCTCGTGTTCCTGACGATTCATACGCAATTTGTCCTAACATTATGGTTATCCAAAACGTTGACTTTAATGATCCAGACAACTTTATGTACAGCAAAGGCCTCCAAGAATTCGTTGAAAAGAACCACTTGAACAATAGTACCGATGGTAGTTTCAACTTCCGTGATATCTTTGGTACTAAGGATGAAGCTGATGCTTTCTACAACACCCCAAGAACTTGGTACGGTCAAAAGTTGTTTAACCCAAGTATTGAACAAGATCCAACTAGCCAAGAAATGCCATTTACTCGCGTTCCTGAAAAGAAGATTGGCGTTGAAGACGTGCAAAGATTTTTGACTAGTCACTACAACGGCACCCCATATGATCCAATGGATACTTTCTCATCCGGCACTGAAAAAGAACAAAAGATGTTCCGTTCAATCGCATTAGACAGAAACCAAGAATCAAGCATCTTGCAAATCAGAAACGATGTTCCAACTAAGATGGCTGCTATTCAATGGATCAACATGGGCTTTTACGCATACTCACCATACGTTCCTTTCTATACCAACATCGAAGATACGCCACTTAACTACAAGGTTGCTGAGCACATGGTTGATCCAGACAGCAGTGCTTACTGGCTTTACAAGACTTTGCAAGTAATCGTTGAACCACGTTACCACCAATACATTTATGAAGTAAATGCTTACCGTGACGATTGCCAAAGCTACGGTATCGGTCGTATCGATGCCATTGATGAAAAAGCCAAGGAGCTTGACGGTACTGAATTAATCAAGTATTTGACTAACGCCAACGATGTTACTGCCGGCGTAATTACCAAGAAGACCAAGGAATTAATGAGCAAATTGGTAAGACAAGCTTTGAACAGTTCTAAGTACCAATTTGAACGCGGCGACAATTTATAA
- a CDS encoding ABC transporter ATP-binding protein → MNDDKFVEVKNLKKVYDNGHEAIKDVSFSVKKGDLVCLLGPSGCGKTTILNMLAGLLNPTSGDILFDGKSVVNVAPKDRQIGYVFQNYALYPHMTVLQNVMFPLTVGKQKMPKDKAKEIAEKYMETTQITELADQKPGNLSGGQQQRVAIARALVQQPKILLMDEPLSNLDARLRLKIREEIRNLVKKVGITTLFVTHDQEEALSIGDKIILFNNGVIQQDDMGQNFYLEPNNYFVANFVGNPVIDNFKVTVKDAKITGSDFEINVDDLEQSRFKHDLTDGEYTLSVRPENILPADSGHVSAKIDDVELIGRECILKFTHDGVQARSLVDLETPIKRGSTVNLKMRLDRVFLFTKEGERVY, encoded by the coding sequence ATGAATGATGATAAATTTGTTGAAGTAAAGAACCTTAAAAAGGTTTACGACAATGGTCACGAAGCAATCAAGGACGTTAGCTTCTCAGTTAAGAAAGGCGACCTTGTTTGTTTACTTGGACCTTCAGGTTGTGGTAAGACAACCATTTTGAACATGCTTGCTGGTTTACTTAACCCAACCAGTGGCGATATTCTTTTTGATGGCAAGTCTGTCGTTAACGTAGCACCTAAAGATCGTCAAATTGGCTACGTTTTCCAGAACTATGCTTTATACCCACACATGACAGTCCTTCAAAATGTTATGTTTCCTTTAACTGTGGGCAAGCAAAAAATGCCTAAAGATAAGGCTAAGGAGATTGCGGAAAAGTACATGGAAACAACTCAAATCACCGAACTTGCCGACCAAAAGCCAGGTAACTTGTCAGGTGGTCAACAACAGCGTGTCGCAATCGCTCGTGCCTTGGTGCAACAACCTAAGATCTTGCTCATGGACGAACCTTTGAGTAACCTTGATGCACGTCTTCGTTTGAAGATTCGTGAAGAAATCCGTAACTTGGTTAAAAAAGTGGGCATCACTACTTTATTCGTTACCCACGACCAAGAAGAAGCTTTATCCATTGGTGATAAAATCATCCTCTTCAACAATGGTGTGATCCAACAAGACGATATGGGTCAAAACTTCTATCTTGAACCAAATAACTACTTCGTTGCTAACTTCGTTGGTAACCCTGTAATTGATAATTTCAAAGTTACTGTTAAAGACGCCAAGATTACCGGCTCGGACTTTGAAATCAACGTAGATGACTTAGAACAAAGTCGTTTCAAACATGATTTAACTGATGGCGAATACACATTATCTGTTCGCCCTGAAAATATTTTGCCAGCTGATAGTGGTCACGTTTCAGCTAAGATCGACGATGTTGAATTAATCGGCCGTGAATGTATTTTAAAATTTACTCATGATGGCGTTCAAGCTCGTTCACTTGTTGATCTTGAAACCCCAATTAAGAGGGGAAGCACCGTTAACTTAAAGATGCGCCTAGATCGCGTATTCCTCTTTACTAAGGAAGGAGAGCGTGTCTACTAA
- a CDS encoding carbohydrate ABC transporter permease yields MKSNQKKAWLFLAPTIIFVTFFSIYPILRAFVMSFQSGPLINLNWTGFSNYQYIFSDPEFWRAIRNTILYALISVPVALAISIMLAWFIFSKVKHKSFFETTFFMPYVTSTIAIGIVFRYIFNGEYGMLNFLLRALHLPAPNWIDDPSMSLTTIIIFGVWTSLAFNIVILMGALRNIDPNYYTIADMYGATGTEKFWRITMPQLVPTIAFLLTMNIIAAFKIYTSVYALFNGQAGVGNSATTAVFYIYNKFQIVGTPGVAMAATVILFLIIMFVTFLQRKMMKKIGGR; encoded by the coding sequence ATGAAGAGCAATCAAAAGAAAGCTTGGCTCTTTTTAGCGCCAACAATTATCTTTGTTACTTTCTTTAGTATTTACCCAATTTTACGGGCATTTGTGATGAGTTTCCAAAGCGGTCCATTAATCAATTTGAACTGGACTGGCTTTAGCAACTATCAATACATCTTTAGTGATCCCGAATTTTGGCGCGCAATTAGAAACACCATTCTTTATGCGCTAATTTCGGTGCCTGTAGCATTAGCTATTTCAATCATGCTCGCATGGTTTATTTTCAGTAAGGTAAAGCACAAGTCATTCTTTGAAACGACTTTCTTTATGCCTTACGTTACTTCAACCATTGCGATTGGTATCGTGTTCCGTTACATCTTTAATGGTGAATACGGGATGCTTAACTTCCTATTAAGAGCACTTCATTTGCCAGCTCCTAACTGGATTGATGATCCATCAATGTCACTGACAACCATCATTATCTTTGGTGTTTGGACATCACTTGCCTTTAACATCGTTATCTTGATGGGTGCTCTTCGTAACATTGATCCAAACTACTACACTATTGCCGATATGTACGGCGCAACCGGTACTGAAAAGTTCTGGCGTATTACTATGCCACAACTTGTACCAACGATCGCCTTCTTATTGACGATGAACATTATTGCGGCATTCAAGATTTATACTTCCGTATATGCATTGTTCAACGGACAAGCAGGTGTCGGAAACTCAGCTACAACGGCAGTGTTCTACATTTATAACAAATTTCAAATTGTAGGTACGCCAGGTGTAGCGATGGCTGCAACGGTAATTTTATTCCTCATCATTATGTTCGTAACCTTCTTACAACGTAAGATGATGAAAAAGATTGGGGGACGGTAA
- a CDS encoding carbohydrate ABC transporter permease yields the protein MKKIRWGALVAYIVLAIFAIITVFPFVYMILGGLMSFRETTTIPPTLIPKHFEWSNYAKVFAQAPFARYFLNTFITASVTTIVSLFNALLGAFAMVNLKFKGKGVVQVVLLSLLMVPGEAIIFTNYNTIARMGLLNTYIGLVLPFLTSIFYMYYLQSYFGSISQTIYKAAMIDGASDWEYIWRILVPMSKGGLFTVALLSFISGWNSFLWPLLVTNEDSMRLLNNGLTSFASDAGSETQLQLAAATLTVLPILILYFIFRKQIIRGVVRNDLKG from the coding sequence ATGAAGAAGATTCGTTGGGGTGCTTTGGTTGCTTACATCGTTTTAGCAATCTTTGCGATTATTACTGTCTTTCCATTCGTTTACATGATTTTGGGCGGACTAATGAGTTTTAGAGAAACGACAACGATTCCGCCAACATTAATTCCTAAGCACTTTGAATGGTCAAACTATGCTAAGGTCTTTGCCCAAGCACCATTTGCTCGTTACTTCTTAAACACCTTTATTACGGCTAGTGTAACGACTATCGTAAGTTTGTTTAACGCACTTCTTGGTGCTTTTGCCATGGTTAACTTGAAGTTCAAGGGTAAGGGCGTTGTACAAGTCGTTCTTTTGTCACTCTTGATGGTGCCAGGTGAAGCAATCATCTTCACTAACTACAACACCATTGCCAGAATGGGCTTACTTAACACCTACATCGGTTTGGTATTACCATTCTTGACTTCAATTTTCTACATGTACTACTTACAAAGCTACTTCGGCTCAATCTCACAAACCATCTACAAGGCTGCGATGATTGACGGGGCTAGCGACTGGGAATACATCTGGAGAATTTTGGTACCAATGTCTAAAGGTGGTTTGTTCACTGTGGCGCTTTTGAGCTTCATTTCAGGTTGGAATTCATTCCTATGGCCATTATTGGTAACCAATGAAGACAGCATGAGACTGTTGAACAACGGTTTAACTTCATTTGCCTCAGATGCAGGTAGTGAAACGCAATTGCAATTAGCAGCTGCTACATTAACCGTTTTGCCAATCTTGATCTTATACTTCATCTTTAGAAAGCAAATTATTCGAGGAGTAGTACGTAATGACCTTAAAGGATAA
- a CDS encoding MBL fold metallo-hydrolase translates to MTLKDKTTVTFYNGLTTIGGPMIEVAYNKSHVLFDLGEVYRPELKLPDESYQTLIKNQLIGDVPNFYDPKITGKPIDTERWEHSAAYISHLHLDHSKVLNLLAPEIPLYAGPITAHLLPALNENGDFLLPAAGHEKNYTRPIIAAEYKKPIKVGDITLEIYPSDHDAYGATGLLVKTPDKQIAYTGDIRLHGYHPDWVRAFMQAAKGSDMLIIEGTGVSWPEEKHDENSEEFTGPKNEVELTEEIMRLQNANPDRQITFNTYPTNVERLLRIISDSPRKVVLHAKRAHLIKDSLNEDYPYYYLPEDKKYSDLNPEFEVSYDELLADNHKYLWQTVSDYDKLQVGGLYIHSNAEPLGDFDPAYKPFVEQFAKNKIEFIALRCSGHADEKELKEIIGGIQPVILVPVHTLHPELEENPFGERILPKRGQTATL, encoded by the coding sequence ATGACCTTAAAGGATAAAACAACCGTTACCTTTTATAACGGTTTAACCACAATTGGTGGACCAATGATCGAAGTGGCTTATAACAAGTCACACGTTCTGTTTGACTTAGGCGAAGTATATCGTCCTGAGTTAAAGCTGCCAGATGAAAGTTACCAAACTTTGATTAAAAATCAGTTGATTGGGGATGTGCCTAATTTTTACGATCCAAAAATTACGGGCAAGCCAATCGATACTGAACGCTGGGAACACTCTGCAGCTTACATTTCACACTTACACTTGGACCACAGCAAGGTCCTAAACTTGCTTGCACCTGAAATCCCACTTTATGCAGGTCCAATTACTGCTCATTTACTTCCTGCTTTGAATGAAAATGGTGACTTTCTTTTACCAGCCGCTGGACACGAGAAGAACTACACTCGTCCAATCATTGCGGCTGAGTATAAGAAGCCGATCAAGGTGGGAGATATTACCCTGGAAATATACCCTAGTGACCACGATGCTTACGGTGCAACCGGCTTACTAGTTAAGACACCGGACAAGCAAATCGCCTACACTGGTGATATTCGTTTGCATGGCTACCACCCAGATTGGGTTCGTGCCTTCATGCAAGCGGCCAAAGGTAGCGATATGTTGATCATTGAGGGTACTGGCGTTTCTTGGCCAGAAGAAAAGCACGATGAAAACAGCGAAGAATTCACTGGTCCTAAGAACGAAGTGGAGTTAACTGAAGAAATCATGCGCTTGCAAAACGCCAACCCTGATCGCCAAATCACCTTTAACACTTACCCAACTAACGTGGAGCGTTTGCTTAGAATTATTTCTGATTCTCCACGTAAGGTGGTTTTGCATGCTAAGCGTGCGCATTTGATTAAGGACAGTCTTAACGAAGATTATCCATATTACTACTTGCCAGAAGACAAGAAGTATTCTGATTTGAATCCAGAGTTTGAAGTCAGCTACGACGAGCTTTTGGCGGATAATCATAAATACTTATGGCAAACTGTAAGCGATTATGATAAGCTTCAAGTGGGCGGCCTTTACATCCACTCAAATGCCGAGCCATTGGGTGACTTTGACCCTGCCTACAAGCCATTTGTAGAGCAATTCGCTAAAAATAAAATTGAGTTCATTGCATTGCGTTGCTCAGGCCACGCCGATGAAAAAGAACTCAAAGAAATAATTGGTGGGATTCAGCCAGTTATTTTGGTACCGGTGCACACATTGCATCCGGAGCTGGAAGAGAATCCATTTGGAGAACGTATTTTACCTAAACGTGGTCAAACAGCCACGCTTTAG
- a CDS encoding extracellular solute-binding protein, producing MKFSKKLAMAAVAALALVGTAACSNGGSNTSSSSSEKIPSKITKKTTVVFWNAMLGVQGSTLKQLTNEFEKKNPKINVKLENQGAYDDLQAKINSTLQSPNNLPTITQAYPGWLWNAAQNKMLVNITPYINNKNVGWGSAKASGIRTELLDGAKIKGTQYGIPFNKSIETLTYNADMFKKYGIKKVPTTMEELKQVSETIYKKSNHKVVGAGFDSLSNYYTLGLKNEGINFSDKVNFSGAASKKVINYYADGIKKGYFRVAGSEHYLSGPFANEKVAMFIGTSAGEGFVKQGVGNKFTYDVAPRPGKYTMQQGTDIYMFNHATADQKAAAFKYIKFLVSKSSQLKWANATGYIPVNESVVTSSEYKNNKSTKLPAKLEDSMKHLYSVPVSKNSNAAYQQLNSIMQNILSAAQKGQNVNSQINAGKQKFDAAWKQ from the coding sequence ATGAAGTTTAGTAAGAAACTTGCTATGGCTGCCGTTGCTGCTTTAGCCTTAGTAGGAACTGCTGCTTGTTCAAATGGCGGTAGCAACACTTCATCAAGTTCATCAGAAAAGATTCCATCAAAGATTACTAAGAAGACTACAGTTGTCTTTTGGAACGCTATGCTTGGTGTACAAGGTTCTACTTTGAAGCAATTGACTAACGAATTCGAAAAGAAGAACCCTAAGATTAACGTTAAGTTGGAAAACCAAGGTGCTTACGATGATTTGCAAGCTAAGATCAACTCAACTTTGCAATCACCAAACAACTTGCCAACTATTACCCAAGCATATCCAGGCTGGCTTTGGAATGCTGCACAAAACAAGATGCTTGTAAACATAACTCCATACATCAACAACAAGAATGTTGGTTGGGGTAGCGCTAAGGCATCTGGTATTAGAACCGAACTTCTTGACGGTGCTAAGATCAAGGGTACCCAATATGGTATTCCATTTAACAAGTCAATCGAAACTTTGACTTACAACGCTGACATGTTCAAGAAGTATGGCATTAAGAAAGTTCCAACCACTATGGAAGAACTTAAGCAAGTGTCAGAAACTATTTACAAGAAGAGTAACCACAAGGTTGTAGGTGCTGGTTTTGACTCACTTTCGAACTACTACACTCTTGGCTTAAAGAACGAAGGCATTAACTTCTCAGACAAGGTTAACTTCAGTGGTGCTGCTTCAAAGAAAGTTATTAACTACTACGCAGATGGTATCAAGAAGGGTTACTTCAGAGTGGCTGGTTCAGAACACTACCTTTCAGGTCCATTTGCTAACGAAAAGGTTGCTATGTTCATCGGTACTTCAGCAGGTGAAGGTTTCGTTAAGCAAGGTGTAGGCAACAAGTTCACTTACGACGTTGCTCCACGTCCTGGCAAGTACACTATGCAACAAGGTACTGACATTTACATGTTCAACCACGCAACTGCTGATCAAAAGGCAGCCGCATTTAAGTACATTAAGTTCTTGGTATCTAAGTCAAGTCAACTTAAGTGGGCTAATGCTACTGGTTACATTCCAGTTAACGAAAGCGTTGTAACTTCAAGCGAATACAAGAACAACAAGAGCACCAAGCTTCCTGCTAAACTTGAAGACTCAATGAAGCACTTGTACAGTGTTCCTGTTTCAAAGAACTCAAACGCTGCATACCAACAATTGAACAGCATTATGCAAAACATTTTGTCCGCAGCACAAAAGGGTCAAAATGTTAACAGCCAAATTAACGCTGGTAAGCAAAAGTTTGATGCTGCTTGGAAGCAATAA
- a CDS encoding magnesium transporter CorA family protein, translating to MIRQQNFPVETKYKWYDINNLSEEDSDKLQSEFNFTPDIISYISDRHERPHYDYDLHTKSHLLVYDVPIWPTNTIKHFISHPITFLVVGENVFTFHTESTSYVFDEFNDEHMRERLSEAKDVTELLMLFFLYSSQYFQRAVTQLDVERNSLDQRLSDDINNKDLVELSNIEKSLVYLSSSIQTDLIMLHSLDHSKLNFTKEAKERLDDVLIESSQSAEMVRISQQVTKTLSATSNNMMNNNLNDTMRFLTVWSLVLTIPTILTGFYGMNVSLPILKNSFDWILIILLMVVLMIWLVILMKRHHFF from the coding sequence TTGATAAGACAACAAAATTTCCCGGTGGAAACAAAATATAAATGGTACGACATCAACAATTTAAGCGAGGAAGACAGCGATAAGTTGCAAAGTGAGTTCAATTTTACGCCGGATATTATTTCATATATTTCCGACCGTCATGAACGTCCTCACTACGACTATGACTTGCATACCAAGAGTCACTTGCTAGTTTATGATGTACCAATCTGGCCCACCAATACGATTAAGCACTTCATTTCCCACCCAATTACATTCTTGGTTGTCGGTGAAAATGTCTTCACTTTCCATACCGAATCAACCAGTTATGTTTTTGACGAATTCAACGACGAACATATGCGGGAAAGATTATCTGAAGCAAAGGATGTAACAGAACTGTTGATGCTGTTCTTCCTTTACTCTTCACAATATTTCCAGCGTGCCGTTACGCAGCTTGATGTTGAGCGTAACAGCTTGGATCAAAGATTGTCTGATGACATTAACAACAAGGATTTGGTCGAGCTTTCTAATATTGAAAAAAGTTTGGTTTATTTGTCCAGTTCTATTCAAACTGATCTGATCATGTTGCACAGCTTGGACCACAGTAAATTGAACTTCACTAAAGAAGCTAAAGAACGACTCGATGACGTGTTAATTGAATCAAGCCAGTCAGCAGAAATGGTTAGGATTTCACAACAAGTTACGAAGACTTTGTCAGCAACATCCAACAACATGATGAACAATAACCTGAACGACACGATGCGGTTCTTAACTGTGTGGTCATTGGTTTTGACGATTCCAACTATTTTGACTGGGTTCTATGGGATGAACGTTTCTTTGCCAATCTTGAAAAACTCGTTTGACTGGATTTTGATTATCCTGTTGATGGTGGTTTTGATGATCTGGCTAGTAATTCTGATGAAGCGACACCATTTCTTCTAA
- a CDS encoding serine hydrolase produces MKHKVLIGAIITTLVAFLLYTTNLKRVDNAKLKVVGPTTSKVNKKKKAKEPKVKTLKEPKVNSIEYTNHVKAKSGSNKKLVKIIKKTMGVDDSYQVAVQDLTNSSRYAVVANTQKAHDAKKAMKLFLLIALYEQEQNGKINSRTAIKIKKSDKTKGDKMFQVNMAYGIAYLREGMLKGNKTASNALLRKVGVNNVDSVAKRMGATQTSIAKNFNGDSYGKTTANDLTKTMVGLYQGRVLNRQHASRVLSTIASSRPLPSMVNGISGGVYAIGDDDFATAIVQGNGHAYSMSVWGSNNKNFNKLGKQVNNWFSKRK; encoded by the coding sequence ATGAAACATAAAGTATTAATAGGTGCAATTATTACGACCTTGGTGGCATTTCTTTTGTACACGACTAACTTAAAACGCGTGGATAACGCCAAATTAAAGGTTGTGGGACCAACAACCAGCAAGGTTAATAAGAAGAAAAAAGCCAAGGAACCAAAGGTCAAGACGCTGAAGGAACCTAAGGTTAACTCAATTGAATATACCAACCACGTTAAGGCTAAAAGCGGTAGCAACAAGAAGCTGGTTAAGATCATTAAGAAGACGATGGGCGTTGATGACAGCTACCAAGTTGCTGTCCAAGATTTGACCAATTCTAGCCGTTATGCCGTGGTCGCTAATACGCAAAAAGCACATGATGCTAAAAAGGCGATGAAGCTGTTCTTGCTTATTGCGCTATATGAACAAGAACAAAACGGTAAGATTAATTCTAGAACCGCGATTAAGATTAAGAAGTCAGACAAGACCAAGGGCGATAAGATGTTCCAGGTTAATATGGCTTATGGCATTGCTTACTTGCGTGAAGGGATGCTTAAAGGAAATAAGACTGCATCAAACGCTTTGCTTAGAAAAGTTGGCGTAAATAATGTTGACTCTGTAGCTAAGAGAATGGGTGCAACGCAAACGTCGATCGCCAAGAACTTTAACGGTGATTCATATGGTAAGACGACTGCTAACGATTTGACTAAGACGATGGTCGGTCTTTACCAAGGTAGAGTGCTTAACCGGCAACATGCTAGTCGTGTGCTTAGCACAATTGCTAGCTCACGTCCTTTGCCAAGCATGGTGAACGGCATCAGTGGCGGCGTTTATGCGATCGGTGATGATGATTTTGCGACAGCAATCGTCCAAGGCAACGGTCATGCTTACAGCATGTCTGTTTGGGGCAGCAATAATAAGAACTTTAATAAGCTAGGCAAACAAGTTAATAATTGGTTTAGTAAAAGAAAATAA